A region from the Cryptosporangium arvum DSM 44712 genome encodes:
- a CDS encoding RICIN domain-containing protein → MSSWTSLEPASVPVEPGSSGKVTLTVRNEDDTVSEYSFSVVGAPAPWTTVEPSTLRLYPGARGTVTVTFAPPRAAAAPAGPTPYGVRVRSQQNPNLFDVAEGRVDVSPFSDVRAELFPVTVRGRLGATPRLTLQNNGNAPVDVTVGARDDEDALRFRPTPAAMRVAPGSTLSAGVRIQARGLHLLRGDQRLPFAVTTQLGGPGVDAFGSRLESRGTFVRRPLLPRWLYVVAAAVVALALLSSGVYYGARAFRNAPPAAVAVPTGAPPTGQAQDVGQASPPPPAEQNNGDAQQDQQDQQDQQGGQDQQNQQSLVISGARVGDLLTRPTDSTDVGLLARASQPARDYQRWITLPAGDGTVVLVPATSSALVLEQRRGESEVRLRETSTDDIRRGRVDDRQKWRVEDKGNNRSEITNLDTGDCLTDMGTGNKVVASDCTGDLENQQRWQLLEN, encoded by the coding sequence ATGAGTAGCTGGACGTCCCTGGAGCCCGCGTCGGTGCCCGTCGAACCCGGCAGTTCGGGGAAGGTGACGCTCACCGTACGCAATGAGGACGACACCGTGAGCGAATACTCGTTTTCGGTGGTGGGGGCACCGGCACCGTGGACCACTGTGGAGCCGAGCACGCTGCGGTTGTACCCGGGGGCCCGCGGCACCGTGACCGTGACGTTCGCACCGCCACGGGCGGCGGCCGCACCCGCGGGGCCGACGCCGTACGGGGTCCGGGTCCGTTCGCAGCAGAACCCGAACCTGTTCGACGTCGCCGAGGGGCGGGTGGACGTCAGCCCGTTCAGCGATGTCCGGGCCGAGCTGTTCCCGGTGACGGTGCGGGGACGCCTGGGCGCGACCCCGCGGTTGACCCTCCAGAACAACGGCAATGCCCCGGTCGACGTCACGGTCGGCGCCCGCGACGACGAGGACGCGCTGCGGTTCCGGCCCACGCCGGCCGCGATGCGTGTCGCTCCCGGCTCCACGCTGTCGGCCGGTGTGCGCATCCAGGCCCGCGGCCTGCATCTGCTCCGCGGTGACCAGCGGCTGCCGTTCGCGGTCACGACCCAGCTGGGCGGCCCCGGAGTCGACGCGTTCGGTTCCCGGCTGGAGTCGCGCGGGACGTTCGTCCGGCGGCCGTTGCTGCCCCGCTGGCTCTACGTCGTCGCCGCCGCCGTGGTTGCTCTGGCGCTGTTGAGCAGCGGTGTCTACTACGGAGCCCGGGCTTTCCGGAACGCACCGCCTGCGGCGGTCGCGGTGCCGACCGGTGCACCGCCCACCGGCCAGGCCCAGGACGTCGGCCAAGCCTCCCCGCCGCCCCCGGCGGAGCAGAACAACGGCGACGCCCAGCAGGACCAGCAGGACCAGCAGGACCAGCAGGGAGGGCAGGACCAGCAAAACCAGCAGTCGCTGGTGATCAGTGGCGCACGCGTCGGTGACCTGCTCACCCGCCCGACCGACAGCACCGACGTCGGGCTGCTCGCCAGGGCCTCCCAGCCGGCGCGCGACTACCAGCGGTGGATCACCCTCCCGGCCGGCGACGGCACCGTGGTGCTGGTGCCGGCCACCTCGAGCGCGCTGGTGTTGGAGCAGCGGCGGGGGGAGTCCGAGGTGCGGCTCCGCGAGACCTCCACCGACGACATCCGCCGGGGCCGCGTCGACGACCGCCAGAAGTGGCGGGTGGAGGACAAGGGCAACAACCGGTCGGAGATCACGAACCTGGACACCGGCGACTGCCTGACCGACATGGGCACCGGCAACAAGGTCGTCGCGTCCGACTGCACCGGCGACCTGGAGAACCAGCAGCGCTGGCAGCTGCTCGAGAACTGA
- a CDS encoding phage tail sheath subtilisin-like domain-containing protein: MPTYLSPGVYVEEVAGGSRPIEGVGSSVAAFVGLAPTGPLNEAVLVRNWAQFVGTFGDFSADAYLAHAVYGFFANGGGVAYVVRVGDTIGEAESGSHRARAVAAPGRPRALPDSAYAALGTFRVAAADGVSAEGLTVEVGDPTGDGPEERFTLTVKQGDNAAETFDVSARRNARNYVVSTVKQRSKLVVVEEAAPASQLARPQNQAVAVPAAPEQPAAVAVPQRKRLEPTQFLGDTDERTGLGSLEALDEISIVAAPDLMAAYERGVIDLDGVKSVQLGMIAHCESLGDRMAILDPPPGYGAQAIRRWRQDEAGYDSTHAALYYPWIQVFDPSTGRQRLVPPSGHMAGIWARSDAERGVHKAPANEVVRGAVDLELQISRGEQDLLNPIGVNCIRAFPGRGVRVWGARTISSDPAWRYLNVRRYFNYLEESILLGTQWVVFEPNDQALWARIRRNVSAFLVNEWRAGALFGATPEQAFYVKCDAETNPAESVDAGRVVCEIGIAPVKPAEFVVFRLAQYSEGGGELTE; the protein is encoded by the coding sequence ATGCCCACCTACCTGTCGCCAGGCGTGTACGTCGAGGAGGTGGCCGGCGGATCGCGACCGATCGAGGGCGTCGGGAGCAGCGTCGCCGCGTTCGTGGGGCTCGCGCCGACCGGCCCGCTGAACGAGGCGGTCCTGGTGCGCAACTGGGCCCAGTTCGTCGGCACGTTCGGCGACTTCAGCGCCGACGCCTACCTGGCGCACGCCGTCTACGGGTTCTTCGCCAACGGCGGCGGCGTGGCCTACGTCGTCCGGGTCGGCGACACGATCGGTGAGGCCGAGTCCGGTAGCCACCGGGCCCGAGCGGTCGCCGCACCGGGCCGTCCGCGTGCGCTGCCCGACTCCGCCTACGCCGCGCTCGGGACGTTCCGGGTCGCCGCGGCCGACGGGGTCAGCGCCGAGGGGCTCACCGTCGAAGTGGGCGACCCGACCGGCGACGGCCCGGAGGAGCGGTTCACGCTCACGGTCAAGCAGGGCGACAACGCCGCCGAGACGTTCGACGTCTCGGCCCGGCGGAACGCGCGGAACTACGTCGTCTCGACGGTCAAGCAGCGTTCGAAGCTCGTCGTCGTGGAGGAGGCGGCACCCGCCTCGCAGCTGGCCCGGCCGCAGAACCAGGCCGTGGCGGTGCCGGCCGCACCCGAGCAGCCGGCGGCGGTGGCCGTGCCGCAGCGCAAGCGGCTCGAGCCGACCCAGTTCCTCGGCGACACCGACGAGCGCACCGGCCTCGGCAGCCTGGAAGCGCTCGACGAGATCAGCATCGTCGCCGCGCCCGACTTGATGGCGGCCTACGAACGCGGCGTGATCGACCTCGACGGGGTCAAGAGCGTTCAGCTCGGCATGATCGCGCACTGCGAGTCGCTGGGCGACCGGATGGCGATCCTCGACCCGCCGCCCGGCTACGGCGCGCAGGCGATCCGCCGCTGGCGCCAGGACGAGGCCGGCTACGACTCGACCCACGCGGCGCTGTACTACCCCTGGATCCAGGTGTTCGACCCCTCCACCGGCCGGCAGCGGCTGGTGCCGCCGAGCGGGCACATGGCGGGCATCTGGGCCCGTAGCGACGCCGAGCGCGGCGTCCACAAGGCCCCCGCGAACGAGGTGGTCCGGGGCGCCGTCGACCTGGAACTGCAGATCAGCCGCGGCGAGCAGGACCTGCTCAACCCGATCGGCGTGAACTGCATCCGGGCCTTCCCCGGCCGCGGTGTGCGGGTGTGGGGCGCACGAACCATCTCGTCCGACCCGGCCTGGCGGTACCTGAACGTTCGCCGGTACTTCAACTACCTCGAGGAGTCGATCCTGCTGGGCACCCAGTGGGTGGTCTTCGAGCCGAACGACCAGGCGCTCTGGGCCCGGATCCGGCGCAACGTCTCGGCGTTCCTGGTGAACGAATGGCGCGCCGGCGCGCTCTTCGGTGCGACGCCCGAGCAGGCGTTCTACGTCAAGTGCGACGCCGAGACCAACCCGGCCGAGTCGGTGGACGCCGGCCGCGTGGTCTGCGAGATCGGCATCGCACCGGTGAAGCCGGCCGAGTTCGTCGTGTTCCGGCTCGCGCAGTACTCCGAGGGCGGCGGCGAACTCACCGAGTGA
- a CDS encoding phage tail protein: MSLQPGDALAAHNFGLQIDGVTVEYLQEVSGLTFEQDVIEYQQVSSDGKPVTKKMPGVAKAGECTVTRGMTESPAFTEWINASMAGDMGNARKNATIMLMDYQNSPVKRYNLRNAWCSRIETSGVRAGDASALTEQVTITYEELVIE, from the coding sequence ATGTCTCTGCAGCCGGGTGACGCCCTCGCCGCACACAATTTCGGCCTCCAGATCGACGGGGTCACCGTCGAGTACCTCCAGGAGGTGTCCGGGCTGACGTTCGAGCAGGACGTCATCGAGTATCAGCAGGTCTCGTCGGACGGCAAACCGGTCACCAAGAAGATGCCCGGGGTGGCCAAGGCCGGTGAGTGCACGGTGACCCGCGGCATGACCGAATCACCGGCGTTCACCGAGTGGATCAACGCGTCGATGGCCGGCGACATGGGCAACGCGCGGAAGAACGCGACGATCATGCTGATGGACTACCAGAACTCGCCGGTCAAGCGGTACAACCTGCGGAACGCCTGGTGTTCACGGATCGAGACCAGTGGAGTTCGGGCCGGTGACGCTTCGGCGCTCACCGAGCAGGTGACGATCACGTACGAAGAACTGGTCATCGAGTGA
- a CDS encoding DUF6760 family protein: MTYAADAIHAETAYLAFHLHWNLSDLLDLEHHDRRRYVRETAALVERAERNG; this comes from the coding sequence GTGACGTACGCGGCCGACGCCATCCACGCCGAGACCGCGTACCTCGCGTTCCACCTGCACTGGAACTTGTCCGACCTGCTGGACCTGGAACACCACGACCGCCGCAGATACGTCCGCGAGACGGCGGCGCTGGTAGAGCGCGCGGAAAGGAACGGGTGA
- a CDS encoding phage tail protein: MPPALDPAATVFFRLAIDGQDLGLFSSCDGLSSEVVIETREEGGNNDFVWQLPSRVTYSTITLGRPLTPDTAKVAAWISSISKGIDRPTAQIAALRADGSTVAQWGLIEVLPVRWTGPSLDPGNPGVATETLEITHHGFTDAGAV, translated from the coding sequence ATGCCGCCTGCTCTCGATCCGGCCGCCACCGTGTTCTTCCGGCTGGCGATCGACGGCCAGGACCTCGGCCTGTTCTCCAGTTGCGACGGTCTCTCGTCGGAAGTGGTGATCGAGACCCGGGAAGAAGGCGGCAACAACGACTTCGTCTGGCAGCTGCCGTCGCGGGTCACCTACTCCACGATCACGCTGGGGCGGCCGCTCACGCCGGACACCGCGAAGGTCGCCGCGTGGATCTCGTCGATCTCCAAGGGCATCGATCGTCCGACCGCGCAGATCGCCGCGCTCCGGGCCGACGGTTCGACCGTCGCGCAGTGGGGGCTGATCGAGGTGCTCCCGGTCCGGTGGACCGGCCCGAGCCTCGACCCGGGCAACCCCGGCGTCGCGACCGAGACGCTGGAGATCACCCATCACGGCTTCACCGACGCCGGAGCGGTCTGA
- a CDS encoding LysM peptidoglycan-binding domain-containing protein encodes MPPRGRNASLVKAKLTINRPPAGVGGRLAEVEFQFNPSQLQMSRSASWHTQPAVAYTKGATPEFAGVTPATLEVEVFLDASDRPAGSKVQQQVDRLLSCCEVEPQSIAAKKPAPPWVRFSWGSFTTPGFAANVQSVNATYTLFSPTGEPLRATCQLSLSEIPLPTKGQNPTSGARSATRVHRVVAGDSLASVAWREYGDPTLWRAVARANDIDDPMRLTIGSELLLPSAGEIK; translated from the coding sequence ATGCCGCCCCGCGGACGCAACGCGAGCCTGGTCAAGGCGAAGCTGACGATCAATCGTCCGCCGGCCGGTGTGGGTGGCCGCCTGGCCGAGGTCGAGTTCCAGTTCAACCCGTCGCAGCTGCAGATGTCGCGCTCGGCGTCCTGGCACACCCAGCCGGCGGTGGCCTACACGAAGGGAGCCACGCCGGAGTTCGCCGGGGTCACACCGGCCACGCTCGAGGTCGAAGTCTTCCTGGACGCGTCCGACCGGCCCGCCGGGTCGAAGGTGCAGCAACAGGTCGATCGGCTCCTGTCCTGCTGCGAGGTGGAGCCGCAGAGCATCGCGGCGAAGAAGCCGGCGCCGCCGTGGGTGCGGTTCTCCTGGGGTTCGTTCACCACGCCGGGATTCGCCGCCAACGTGCAGAGCGTCAACGCCACGTACACGCTGTTCAGCCCCACCGGGGAACCGTTGCGGGCGACCTGCCAGCTCTCCTTGTCGGAGATCCCACTCCCCACCAAAGGCCAGAATCCGACGTCGGGCGCGCGCTCGGCGACCCGCGTGCACCGGGTCGTCGCGGGGGACTCGCTGGCGAGCGTGGCCTGGCGCGAGTACGGCGACCCGACGCTCTGGCGTGCGGTCGCCCGGGCCAACGACATCGACGACCCGATGCGATTGACGATCGGCAGCGAGCTCCTGCTCCCGTCAGCCGGAGAGATCAAATGA
- a CDS encoding VgrG-related protein — protein MTRILTSVLAVDVDGAPLPDQLNALLLEGWVDTSVTVPAAFGLVFSDPYGTVLRDNRQLTVGAKVKLSAITDGTRSDPLLTGEITALEMDADTAGRTLLVRGYDPGHRLVRVRRVEGYPNMTAADIVRKLAGQAGVRVGRIDPTPTVYDLATQPNLTDWDFLTRLARENDVRLYFDEDGALQFRELPKATSAPSDTTPSTQSPYVLEFGTNTQRSRVGLTASGQVKKVEVRGWDVKTKRALSAETPAGTSPDVQPDLTPAQLVAKFGTAGLVETSVPYTTQAQVQHASEALAHDVAGSSAELEVTVTGNPSLRPGQPVAVNGAGFPFEGRYTVTDARHVFASGRQYVTRVGVSGRQFRSLYGLTSGGSDDAPNLPGVVIAQVSNVRDPLNMARVKVKFPWLSDTYESDWCRVAQFGGVRGGGLMLPDVDDEVLVAFDRGSLEHPYVLAGLYNGKDRPTKQSSGLDPVDGTSGRINWRSVTTRAGHALELIDAPTKAGRGVRLQTGDGNLSVHLDQSKTTVTIDSTGTVTISGTRAVKIRSAGDLDLSAARSVTISGGGAVNIRAGGRVGVNAGGAVMIDAVGAVNAKAAGPVSVQSALNTSVTATTITLTGVTLRNGVPF, from the coding sequence ATGACCCGGATCCTCACCAGCGTCCTCGCCGTCGACGTGGACGGTGCCCCGCTCCCCGACCAGCTCAACGCGCTCCTGCTCGAAGGCTGGGTCGACACCAGCGTCACCGTCCCGGCCGCGTTCGGCCTCGTGTTCAGCGACCCCTACGGCACCGTGCTGCGCGACAACCGGCAGCTGACCGTCGGCGCGAAGGTCAAGCTGTCGGCGATCACCGACGGGACACGCAGCGACCCGCTGCTCACCGGTGAGATCACGGCGCTGGAGATGGACGCGGACACCGCCGGGCGGACGCTGCTCGTGCGGGGGTACGACCCGGGGCACCGGCTGGTCCGGGTCCGCCGCGTCGAGGGCTACCCGAACATGACCGCCGCCGACATCGTCCGGAAACTGGCCGGGCAGGCGGGCGTCCGCGTCGGCCGGATCGACCCGACGCCGACCGTCTACGACCTCGCCACCCAGCCGAACCTCACCGACTGGGACTTCCTCACCCGCCTGGCCCGCGAGAACGACGTCCGGCTGTACTTCGACGAGGACGGCGCGCTGCAGTTCCGCGAGCTGCCCAAGGCCACGTCCGCGCCGTCGGACACCACGCCGTCGACGCAGAGCCCGTACGTGCTCGAGTTCGGCACGAACACCCAGCGCAGCCGCGTCGGGCTCACCGCGTCCGGGCAGGTCAAGAAGGTCGAGGTGCGCGGCTGGGACGTCAAGACGAAGCGCGCGCTGAGCGCCGAGACCCCGGCGGGTACGTCGCCGGACGTCCAGCCGGATCTGACGCCGGCCCAGCTCGTCGCGAAGTTCGGCACCGCGGGTCTGGTGGAGACGAGCGTGCCGTACACGACCCAGGCGCAGGTGCAGCACGCCAGCGAGGCGCTCGCGCACGACGTCGCCGGGTCGTCGGCCGAACTCGAGGTGACGGTCACCGGCAACCCGTCGCTGCGCCCCGGGCAACCGGTGGCGGTCAACGGCGCCGGGTTCCCGTTCGAGGGCCGGTACACGGTCACCGACGCCCGGCACGTCTTCGCGTCGGGACGGCAGTACGTCACCCGGGTGGGGGTCAGCGGGCGTCAGTTCCGGTCGCTCTACGGCCTCACCTCGGGTGGTTCCGACGACGCACCGAACCTGCCCGGCGTCGTGATCGCGCAGGTCAGCAACGTCCGCGACCCGCTGAACATGGCCCGCGTCAAGGTCAAGTTCCCGTGGCTGTCCGACACCTACGAGAGCGACTGGTGCCGGGTGGCGCAGTTCGGCGGTGTCCGTGGCGGCGGACTGATGTTGCCCGACGTCGACGACGAAGTGCTCGTCGCGTTCGACCGCGGCTCGCTGGAGCACCCGTACGTGCTCGCCGGCCTCTACAACGGCAAGGACCGTCCGACCAAGCAGTCAAGTGGCCTGGATCCGGTGGACGGCACCAGCGGCCGGATCAACTGGCGCAGCGTCACGACCAGGGCGGGTCACGCGCTCGAGTTGATCGACGCTCCGACCAAAGCGGGGCGGGGCGTCCGGCTGCAGACCGGTGACGGGAACCTCTCCGTGCACCTCGACCAGAGCAAGACCACGGTGACGATCGACAGCACCGGCACGGTCACCATCAGCGGCACCCGCGCGGTGAAGATCCGCTCGGCCGGTGACCTGGACCTGAGCGCCGCCCGCTCGGTGACGATCAGCGGTGGTGGCGCGGTCAACATCCGGGCCGGTGGACGGGTCGGCGTCAACGCCGGCGGCGCCGTGATGATCGACGCGGTCGGGGCGGTTAACGCGAAGGCGGCGGGCCCGGTGAGCGTGCAGTCGGCGCTCAACACGTCGGTCACCGCGACCACGATCACGCTCACCGGCGTCACGTTGCGCAACGGCGTCCCGTTCTGA
- a CDS encoding GPW/gp25 family protein has translation MSEQFVGAGWAFPLRTDTSGAVALVRREREIEEAIRLVLATAPGERPMRPEFGCAIHDLVFAPVNEATAGAIRQEVRLSLDRWEPRIEVADVVVTIDDGDATVLLIDVQYVVRGTNNPRSLVFPFYTIPAIEGGR, from the coding sequence GTGAGCGAGCAATTCGTCGGCGCCGGCTGGGCGTTCCCGCTACGGACGGACACGTCCGGGGCGGTGGCGCTGGTACGGCGGGAACGAGAGATCGAAGAGGCGATCCGCCTGGTGCTGGCCACCGCGCCGGGCGAGCGGCCGATGCGGCCCGAATTCGGGTGCGCGATCCACGATCTGGTGTTCGCCCCGGTCAACGAGGCGACCGCCGGTGCGATCCGGCAGGAGGTGCGGCTGAGCCTGGACCGGTGGGAGCCGCGGATCGAGGTGGCCGACGTCGTGGTGACGATCGACGACGGCGACGCGACCGTGCTGCTCATCGACGTCCAGTACGTGGTGCGCGGCACCAACAACCCACGCAGCCTGGTGTTCCCCTTCTACACGATCCCGGCGATCGAGGGTGGTCGCTGA
- a CDS encoding putative baseplate assembly protein translates to MALPAPNLDDRHFQQFVDEAKRYIQRTSPEWTDHNVSDPGITLIEAVAHMVDQLVYRLNRVPEKNHLAFLDLLGVRLFPPSAAAADVTFWLSAPQTEPVVLPAGTEVATQRTETDEAVVFATGSALTIPNASLERVIRQVRGGDAEDRTRELLGDGDIAVFGDPIQPGDVVLFALSAAVPSCTVVLELESRVDGVGVDPRQPPLRWEAWTPRGWRACEVDRDSTGGLNREGEVVLLVPPGHARSAIAGHQAGWLRCRVVEPAKGQPFYASSPTLRSASGYTIGGTTRAAHAIVVRNELLGESTGMPGQRVRLPHRPVLADEPPLTLEVAADDGWYLWNPVGDFGRSKPGDRHYTLDATAGEIAFGPSVRQPDGSLRQYGAVPPVGAAIRAARYRAGGGRTGNVARGAIQVLRTSIPYIARVENRENATGGVDGETVEEAKLRAPIALRAQDRAVTARDYEELARQAAPEAARIACLGADAAENGEYAVRLLVVPQAVADPGGRLRFEQLVPDDALLDRVTRYLDERRPLGTRLSIGPPFYQGVTVTATVRAFGRATAAAVRETALGSLYRYLDPLVGGPDGTGWPVGRSLRSGDLFGVLAQAAGVELVEDVQLIAVDPLTGRRAEPTDRIDLGPASLFFSYEHALQVRAAR, encoded by the coding sequence ATGGCGCTGCCCGCCCCCAACCTCGACGACCGGCACTTCCAGCAGTTCGTCGACGAGGCCAAGCGCTACATCCAGCGCACCAGTCCGGAGTGGACCGACCACAACGTCTCCGATCCGGGCATCACGCTGATCGAGGCCGTCGCCCACATGGTCGACCAGCTCGTCTACCGGCTGAACCGGGTGCCGGAGAAGAACCACCTGGCGTTCCTCGACCTGCTCGGCGTCCGGCTGTTCCCGCCGTCAGCGGCCGCGGCCGACGTCACGTTCTGGCTCTCCGCCCCGCAGACCGAACCGGTCGTGTTACCCGCGGGCACCGAGGTGGCCACGCAGCGCACCGAGACCGACGAGGCGGTGGTGTTCGCGACCGGCTCCGCGCTGACGATCCCGAACGCGTCGCTGGAGCGGGTGATCCGGCAGGTGCGCGGCGGCGACGCCGAGGACCGCACCCGCGAGCTGCTCGGCGACGGCGACATCGCGGTGTTCGGCGACCCGATCCAGCCCGGCGACGTCGTGCTGTTCGCGCTGTCCGCGGCCGTGCCCAGCTGCACGGTCGTGCTGGAGCTGGAGAGCCGCGTCGACGGCGTCGGCGTGGACCCGCGGCAGCCACCGCTGCGCTGGGAGGCGTGGACGCCCCGCGGCTGGCGGGCCTGCGAGGTCGACCGGGACAGCACCGGCGGGCTGAACCGCGAGGGCGAGGTCGTGCTGCTCGTCCCGCCGGGGCACGCCCGCTCGGCGATCGCCGGGCACCAGGCGGGCTGGCTGCGGTGCCGGGTCGTGGAGCCGGCGAAGGGCCAGCCGTTCTACGCCTCGTCGCCGACGCTGCGCTCGGCGTCGGGCTACACGATCGGCGGGACGACCAGGGCCGCGCACGCGATCGTCGTCCGCAACGAGCTCCTCGGCGAGTCCACCGGCATGCCGGGCCAGCGGGTGCGGCTGCCGCACCGCCCGGTGCTGGCCGACGAGCCGCCGTTGACGCTGGAGGTCGCCGCCGACGACGGCTGGTACCTCTGGAACCCGGTCGGCGACTTCGGCCGGTCCAAACCCGGCGACCGGCACTACACGCTCGACGCGACCGCGGGCGAGATCGCGTTCGGACCGTCGGTGCGCCAGCCGGACGGCTCGCTGCGTCAGTACGGCGCCGTGCCGCCGGTGGGTGCGGCGATCCGGGCCGCGCGCTACCGGGCCGGCGGCGGGCGCACCGGCAACGTGGCCCGCGGCGCGATCCAGGTGCTGCGCACGTCGATCCCGTACATCGCCCGGGTGGAGAACCGGGAGAACGCGACCGGTGGTGTCGACGGCGAGACCGTCGAGGAGGCCAAGCTCCGCGCGCCGATCGCGCTGCGCGCTCAGGACCGGGCCGTGACCGCGCGCGACTACGAGGAGCTGGCCCGGCAGGCCGCGCCGGAGGCCGCCCGCATCGCCTGCCTCGGCGCGGACGCGGCCGAGAACGGCGAGTACGCCGTCCGTCTGCTGGTGGTGCCGCAGGCGGTCGCCGACCCGGGCGGTCGCCTGCGCTTCGAACAACTGGTTCCGGACGACGCCCTGCTGGACCGGGTGACCCGCTACCTGGACGAGCGGCGGCCGCTGGGCACGCGGCTCTCGATCGGGCCGCCCTTCTACCAGGGCGTCACCGTGACGGCCACGGTCCGGGCGTTCGGGCGGGCCACCGCCGCGGCGGTGCGTGAAACCGCGCTGGGGAGCCTCTACCGCTACCTCGATCCGCTGGTCGGCGGCCCGGACGGCACCGGCTGGCCCGTCGGCCGGTCGCTGCGCTCCGGTGACCTCTTCGGCGTCCTCGCGCAGGCCGCGGGCGTCGAGCTGGTCGAGGACGTCCAGCTGATCGCCGTCGACCCGCTGACCGGTCGCCGGGCCGAGCCGACCGACCGGATCGATCTCGGACCGGCGTCGCTGTTCTTCTCCTACGAGCACGCCCTGCAGGTCCGGGCCGCCCGATGA
- a CDS encoding phage tail protein, with the protein MRGGGENLGSSHPIGASLPGVYAEDDLLQRFSGGLDAVLGPLINVLDCLPAYFRPEIAPPDFLDWIGGWVGAGSDPHGDPEPVRRRAVAQATAAHRLRGTRRGLAEAVALVFGVEPEITESGGAVWSARPLQAFPGDPRPSVHVRLRVPDPAAIDVRRLNAVVADVCPAHLPYQVEVVKQ; encoded by the coding sequence ATGAGAGGCGGCGGCGAGAACCTGGGCAGCAGCCACCCGATCGGCGCGAGCCTCCCCGGCGTCTACGCCGAGGACGACCTGCTCCAACGGTTCTCCGGTGGCCTCGACGCCGTGCTCGGCCCGCTGATCAACGTCCTGGACTGCCTGCCCGCGTACTTCCGGCCGGAGATCGCGCCACCGGACTTCCTCGACTGGATCGGCGGGTGGGTGGGCGCGGGCAGCGACCCGCACGGCGACCCGGAGCCGGTCCGGCGTCGGGCCGTGGCCCAGGCGACGGCCGCGCACCGGCTACGCGGCACCCGCCGGGGGCTGGCCGAGGCCGTCGCCCTGGTGTTCGGCGTCGAGCCGGAGATCACCGAGAGCGGTGGCGCGGTCTGGTCGGCCCGCCCGCTGCAGGCCTTTCCCGGCGACCCGCGGCCGTCGGTGCACGTCCGGCTCCGGGTTCCGGACCCGGCCGCCATCGACGTCCGGCGCCTGAACGCCGTGGTGGCCGACGTGTGCCCGGCGCACCTGCCCTACCAGGTCGAAGTCGTCAAGCAGTGA
- a CDS encoding NADase-type glycan-binding domain-containing protein, whose protein sequence is MSQPPNPPDETSDTDPDSDVDRDPTTSAADRARALLLPVSSPTPPPPSTEDVVPPVLPGRPEPPRPSAQAQRSDDEQGVTCWNCGFGNRTDRVFCRNCGVELARVPQAAPPPRPKRSRKGLFIALGALAAVILLVLIAIPLIGLVRDQLAQSDRATPAAAQASVSDPGHPAQAAFDDNEKTWYGTGQGGDSKGQTLTAQFGRPVDFTGLRIVPGATTKDEQARPHQIEVVFTDAQGGRFREVVTLDDYEASFLRVRVDRLVRLDLTLASAYGAGNDKQVAIREVVLFGKPSAA, encoded by the coding sequence ATGAGCCAGCCCCCGAACCCGCCGGACGAGACCTCCGACACCGACCCCGATTCCGACGTCGATCGTGACCCGACGACGTCCGCGGCCGATCGCGCCCGGGCGCTACTGCTGCCGGTCTCGTCGCCGACGCCGCCGCCTCCGTCCACCGAGGACGTCGTGCCGCCGGTGCTCCCCGGCCGGCCGGAACCGCCGCGGCCGAGCGCTCAGGCGCAGCGCAGCGACGACGAGCAGGGCGTCACGTGCTGGAACTGCGGTTTCGGCAACCGGACCGACCGGGTCTTCTGCCGCAACTGCGGCGTCGAACTCGCGCGGGTGCCGCAGGCCGCTCCGCCGCCGCGTCCGAAGCGCAGCCGCAAGGGCCTGTTCATCGCGCTCGGCGCGCTCGCGGCGGTGATCCTGCTGGTGCTGATCGCGATCCCGCTGATCGGCCTCGTCCGCGACCAGCTGGCCCAGTCCGACCGGGCGACGCCGGCCGCCGCCCAGGCCTCGGTCAGCGACCCCGGCCATCCCGCGCAGGCGGCGTTCGACGACAACGAGAAGACCTGGTACGGCACCGGTCAGGGCGGTGACTCGAAAGGACAGACGCTCACCGCCCAGTTCGGCCGGCCGGTGGACTTCACCGGGCTGCGGATCGTGCCGGGCGCCACGACGAAGGACGAGCAGGCCCGTCCGCACCAGATCGAGGTCGTGTTCACCGACGCGCAGGGCGGCCGGTTCCGCGAGGTGGTGACGCTCGACGATTACGAAGCGTCGTTCCTGCGTGTCCGGGTCGACCGGCTGGTGCGCCTGGATCTGACGCTCGCCTCCGCCTACGGAGCGGGCAACGACAAGCAGGTGGCGATCCGCGAAGTGGTGCTCTTCGGCAAACCGTCGGCTGCCTGA